From the Xylocopa sonorina isolate GNS202 chromosome 9, iyXylSono1_principal, whole genome shotgun sequence genome, the window CTTATTGTAAATACATTTTAAGTTTTAgcataataaaattaaatatttattttgtatCGACACAAacatatttaaataaattcttttaaaaaaactttgtttttttttaattttattgtaattatcAATCATTTTTAAGAGCATGAATTTAGCTTTTCAATCTCGCTAGAAATTATAATTGTCTAGATAGAGGAAATGAGGGTTTTACACCCATACCATAACCCAACATTAACTATACATGTATTCCTAACCTTTCTAGTAAAAACATAACCTCCTTAAACCACATGTACATGTGTAGGCTTCTCTCCTGAGATGCACAACATAAACATTCAATCTTTAAGATCAGTTGTGAATGATATGAAATGTCGCGATTAATAGTAAAAAATTTGCCAAAAAGTGTAAGTACTATTATTTGTCGACATATATCCACGACAGTAAAGATGAAGATGTTAATTTTGAGGGAATATTCATAGATTACAGATACAAAATTAAGGGAAGTTTTCAGTCAAAAAGGTTTAGTGACTGATGTACAATTGAAATATACAAAAGATGGCAAATTCAGACGGTTTGCGTTCATTGGATATAAAACAGAAGAAGAAGCCGCAACTGCTAAAGAATATTTTGATAAAACATGTATTGATACGTGCAAAATAAGCGTTGAACAATGTGCAAGTTTAGGTACTgcaaaaatttattatttttttatcgcTTATAGGTGATCTATTAAAATTAAATAGCGATAGCTTTTATTTGATATATTTATACCAATAGGCGATTCTACGAAACCTAGATCATGGAGTAAATATGCACCCGACAGTTCAAGGAGTGTGGTCAATAATAACAGCTCTATTGATACAACAGAAGACACATCCTTGAATAAAACAAGcgagaaaaaggagaaaaagaaaaaggataAAAAGGAGAATGATtcaaaaaatgaaattaaagaagctttagaaaaggTATGATTATAATACATTTCATTGTTTAATTATTTAGGTTTCTTCAAAGTATAATTATTTTATGGTAATTTATATTCAGCATAAAGATGATCCTCTGTTCATGGAGTTCCTCGAAAGTCATGCAGTAAGGAAAAATATATGGGATAATGACACAACACTAATAACTAAAACTGAAGAAGgagataatgataatgataccAGCGATAGTGACGCTAATGATAAGGATGACAATGAAGAAAAGGAAGGAAAGGAAGGaaatgaagaagaaaagaaagagaagcaAAAAATTGCAGACAAAGTCATATCTGATTTGGAGGTAATACAAAATTTAGACTCTTTTGAAAATCGATTATCTATAAATAATTCTTAATCTCGTATTTCTTACATTTTTAAAAAGTACATGGAAGCtttgaaaaataaaaagaacgCGGAGAAAGAGGTTTCTGATAGCAAGACTACATCTAAACATGGGCCTATAAAGTTGTTCAATGTGAAACTTCGAGGATTGGCATATAATTACAAGAAAAAAGACATCAAACAATTCTTTCATCCATTGAAAGCGAAATCAATACGAATACCGACCAAAATTAAAGGCATTGCTTTTGTTGGTTTTAAAACTGAACAGCATTTAAGAAAAGCATTGTTGAAAAATAAAAGCTTTTTAGGTATTAACATTGTAATCAGTTCAGAATTTCTATACCATTCGTCCATGTTTATTTTCACTTGTGACATTTTTTTAGATGGGAAACAAATATTTGTAACGAAGTATGATACAACCGAACAAACGTCTGACGAAAAACAGAATGGAAATGAAAGTAACGTGAGATGGAAGGAGCAAGCTGAAGCATTAAAAAACGAGGAAAGCATAGCGGAATCTGGGAGGATATTTGTTCGCAATTTATCGTACATAACTACAGAGGATGATATtagaaaattatttgaaaaatatggtAATCATCACTTTCCTGAAGACAATGAGATCTTTCGAGTAATACCACTATAAAAATTGTTCATTTAGGTCCATTGACTGAAGTTAATTTACCAATCGATCGTATAACCAGGAAGCCAAAAGGTTTTGGTACAATAACATTTTTGATGACTGAACATGCAGTGAAAGCTTACAGCGAACTAGATGGTTCAATTTTAAATGGAAGGATGTTACATCTTCTACCAGCTAAAGCAAAACCTGATGCGATGGAAGAACTTGATGAAAGTAAGAACAAGTTAAATGGAATTATCACCTTATATAGATTACTATAAAGCTTGCAGTGTGTACAATTTCTTACAATTACAGAAGGATTAACTTATAAGCAGAAGAAAGAACTGGAAGCGAAGATAGTCGCTGGATCATCGCACAATTGGAATACCCTTTTCCTCGGACAGAACGCTGTAGCAGAAGCCATTGCTGCTACTTATAATACAACAAAGGAACAGGTGCTCGAGGATGCATCGAAAGGTTTGAGTGCCGCGGTTAAATTAGCATTGGGTGAAACGCAATTAGTCCAAGATACCAAGAATTTTTTGGAAGAAAATGGAGTTTGCTTGGACGCGTTCAAtcaagtaaatattttgtaTGTACACGATAATAAAATGATAAGATCAAGTAACTGGCGAACGATCTGTTTCTTTTAGCCATCAAGCAAACGTTCAAAGACAGTGATACTTGTAAAGAATTTGCCTGCTGCAACACCGGTACGAGAAATTCGACAACTGTTTGCAGCACATGGTGAACTGGGAAGAGTTGTGATGCCACCTACAGGAGTCACTGGTATCATTTACACCGTCACTTGTATTATTATTCACGTGCCATATTTGTTATCATTCAGTTTTCTATGATCTTTAGCTCTGGTGGAATTTCTGGAGCCTTCCGAGGCACGCAAAGCGTTCACCAAATTAGCATATAGCAAATACAAACATTTACCACTCTATCTCGAATGGGCGCCTGATAATAGCTTCGCTACTCCTCCTCCTGAGAAAAATAAAAGTAAGAATGTTGAACCAACCGAGGAAAAAGATACTAAAGAAGTTGACAAACAGGTAGAAGAACTACCAGAAACTATAAATAATACCAATAAAGCTGACAAAGAAGA encodes:
- the LOC143427456 gene encoding putative RNA-binding protein 19, producing the protein MSRLIVKNLPKSITDTKLREVFSQKGLVTDVQLKYTKDGKFRRFAFIGYKTEEEAATAKEYFDKTCIDTCKISVEQCASLGDSTKPRSWSKYAPDSSRSVVNNNSSIDTTEDTSLNKTSEKKEKKKKDKKENDSKNEIKEALEKHKDDPLFMEFLESHAVRKNIWDNDTTLITKTEEGDNDNDTSDSDANDKDDNEEKEGKEGNEEEKKEKQKIADKVISDLEYMEALKNKKNAEKEVSDSKTTSKHGPIKLFNVKLRGLAYNYKKKDIKQFFHPLKAKSIRIPTKIKGIAFVGFKTEQHLRKALLKNKSFLDGKQIFVTKYDTTEQTSDEKQNGNESNVRWKEQAEALKNEESIAESGRIFVRNLSYITTEDDIRKLFEKYGPLTEVNLPIDRITRKPKGFGTITFLMTEHAVKAYSELDGSILNGRMLHLLPAKAKPDAMEELDEKGLTYKQKKELEAKIVAGSSHNWNTLFLGQNAVAEAIAATYNTTKEQVLEDASKGLSAAVKLALGETQLVQDTKNFLEENGVCLDAFNQPSSKRSKTVILVKNLPAATPVREIRQLFAAHGELGRVVMPPTGVTALVEFLEPSEARKAFTKLAYSKYKHLPLYLEWAPDNSFATPPPEKNKSKNVEPTEEKDTKEVDKQVEELPETINNTNKADKEESEDEDEPEPDTTLFVKNINFITTDKQLKAYFEKCGPVHYATIARKRDPKNPGAKLSMGYAFVQYKRKADAERALKVLQMTVFNAKTLELKRSERTLTTNVTSAKKSTKVTSQTGTTILVKNVPFQATAEEVTELFKAFGELKAVRLPKKLVGVEKHRGFAFVDYYTKSDAKKAFKALCQSTHLYGRRLVLEWARNEEGVEDIRKRTAKHFHKEPLIKRSKKGTLNPEDVGLAET